From a single Pirellulaceae bacterium genomic region:
- a CDS encoding saccharopine dehydrogenase NADP-binding domain-containing protein — MTPMLIYGANGYTGELITRLSVERGMRPLLAGRNEAAVGALAKRFDLPYRVCGLDIPQKLDAVLNEVAMVIHCAGPFSVTWKSMVDACLRTRKHYTDITGEIAVFESCAQTDAKACQAGIMVMPGVGFDVVPSDCLALHLKNRLPSATELWLAFHGIGRLSHGTQATMTKNIGHGGAVRRDGKITPVPAAWKFRNIDFGTGSQSAVTIPWGDVSTAYYSTGIPNIEVYSVMPRSVVQGMKLTRYLGWLLASGPVQKYLQKQIPAGGPSDKQRSEGKSLLWGLARDASGREVESRLQGPEGYTLTALTALLVAEKILAGQFQAGFRTPAQAYGADLIMEIDSVQRQDVR; from the coding sequence ATGACACCCATGTTAATTTATGGTGCCAATGGTTACACCGGTGAACTCATTACGCGACTGTCCGTCGAGCGCGGCATGCGTCCGCTGCTCGCGGGCCGCAATGAAGCGGCGGTTGGAGCTTTGGCGAAGCGATTCGACCTGCCGTATCGCGTTTGCGGCTTGGACATACCACAGAAGCTGGACGCGGTCCTGAACGAAGTTGCCATGGTCATACACTGTGCCGGTCCATTTAGTGTGACCTGGAAGTCTATGGTCGATGCCTGCCTGAGGACGCGCAAGCACTATACTGATATTACCGGAGAGATCGCTGTGTTCGAGTCCTGTGCGCAGACCGATGCCAAGGCGTGCCAGGCCGGAATCATGGTCATGCCAGGCGTTGGCTTTGACGTGGTGCCCAGCGACTGTTTAGCCTTGCATCTGAAAAACCGCTTGCCGTCGGCTACCGAACTGTGGCTGGCGTTTCATGGCATCGGACGACTTTCGCACGGAACACAAGCCACGATGACCAAGAATATTGGGCACGGGGGAGCCGTTCGTCGAGACGGAAAAATCACCCCGGTGCCTGCCGCCTGGAAGTTTCGAAATATCGACTTTGGCACTGGTAGCCAGTCAGCGGTCACAATTCCTTGGGGGGACGTTTCTACCGCCTATTATTCGACAGGCATTCCAAACATCGAAGTCTATTCAGTAATGCCCAGGTCGGTCGTCCAGGGCATGAAACTGACACGTTACCTGGGATGGCTGCTGGCCAGCGGCCCGGTGCAAAAGTACTTGCAGAAGCAGATCCCGGCCGGAGGACCTTCAGACAAGCAGCGTAGCGAAGGAAAATCGCTTCTCTGGGGCTTGGCTCGTGATGCGAGTGGCCGCGAGGTAGAATCGCGACTTCAAGGACCGGAAGGATATACTCTGACTGCGCTGACGGCGTTGCTGGTTGCCGAAAAAATTCTAGCCGGGCAATTTCAAGCTGGTTTTCGCACACCAGCACAGGCTTACGGTGCCGACTTGATTATGGAGATTGATTCTGTGCAACGCCAGGATGTACGCTAG
- the qac gene encoding quaternary ammonium compound efflux SMR transporter QacL, with product MKNWLFLAIAIFGEVVATSALKSSHGFTKLVPSVVVVAGYGLAFYFLSLALKSIPVGIAYAVWAGLGIVLVAAIAWIFHGQKLDLWAFVGMGLIVSGVAVLNLLSKVSAH from the coding sequence GTGAAGAACTGGCTCTTTCTGGCTATTGCAATATTTGGTGAGGTCGTCGCAACTTCCGCACTGAAGTCCAGCCATGGATTCACCAAGTTAGTTCCTTCTGTTGTAGTTGTGGCTGGCTACGGGCTTGCGTTCTATTTCCTCTCTCTCGCACTCAAGTCCATCCCGGTCGGCATTGCTTATGCTGTTTGGGCTGGCCTCGGCATCGTACTTGTGGCAGCTATCGCTTGGATCTTCCATGGCCAGAAACTAGACTTGTGGGCGTTCGTTGGCATGGGACTTATCGTTAGTGGCGTCGCCGTTCTAAATCTGCTATCCAAGGTCAGCGCACATTGA
- a CDS encoding GIY-YIG nuclease family protein — translation MRKTRPQGMIEHCFADFGADALNPLQPVVLRRIEAEHAPELRDQVRRLVPRLPGVYGMVDVLGRLIYVGKSKALRNRLLSYFLPGNEEDKSGRIVQSTRAIVWETQPSEFAALIREQALIRQFQPRLNVQGMPRRQQPVFVGLGRPPAEQLFVSRRSESSAVVQLGPLFGAQRAARAVEVLNRHFRLRDCSTSQPCSFSEQMQLFDIELRPGCIRLEIGSCLGPCISACSRGQYSKQVSAASQFLAGRDDSVLAEMETQMLRAAQNHQFEQAARIREDLRAVKWLSHRAAEIARASQRYTFVYALPPSVKGAHGIWYLIRRGMIEGAVTAPRSEAEASQLAPLLQRWWTEPNLVGSVFSARPETLALIASWFRCQPTELKRTFRLPADGQLPPQCWQSCGPRVSVD, via the coding sequence ATGCGGAAAACACGACCGCAAGGTATGATTGAGCATTGCTTTGCCGATTTTGGTGCCGACGCGCTGAATCCGCTTCAGCCTGTGGTGCTGCGCCGGATTGAAGCCGAGCATGCACCGGAACTGCGTGACCAAGTACGCCGACTGGTGCCGCGTCTGCCGGGTGTCTACGGCATGGTCGATGTTTTGGGACGACTGATCTATGTCGGGAAATCCAAGGCACTTCGCAATCGCCTGCTGAGCTATTTTCTGCCAGGCAACGAAGAGGATAAATCGGGGCGAATCGTTCAATCGACTCGGGCAATCGTCTGGGAGACGCAGCCCAGCGAATTCGCGGCGCTCATTCGCGAGCAGGCCCTGATTCGCCAATTCCAACCACGGCTGAACGTGCAGGGCATGCCTCGCCGTCAACAACCGGTGTTCGTTGGCTTGGGGCGTCCGCCAGCAGAACAGCTGTTTGTGTCACGCCGCTCAGAGAGTTCCGCAGTTGTGCAGTTGGGGCCTCTGTTCGGTGCGCAACGAGCCGCTCGCGCGGTCGAAGTGCTGAACCGCCATTTCCGATTGCGCGACTGCTCGACATCGCAGCCATGCAGCTTCAGCGAACAGATGCAACTGTTTGACATCGAATTGCGGCCAGGATGTATTCGGCTGGAGATTGGTTCGTGCCTCGGTCCATGCATCTCGGCCTGCTCGCGAGGTCAATACAGCAAACAAGTCTCCGCTGCCAGCCAGTTCTTGGCTGGTCGAGATGATTCGGTTCTGGCGGAAATGGAAACGCAGATGCTGCGAGCTGCCCAAAACCATCAGTTTGAACAAGCTGCCAGAATTCGAGAGGACCTGCGGGCTGTCAAGTGGTTGTCGCATCGAGCTGCGGAAATCGCTCGAGCGAGCCAGCGATATACGTTTGTGTATGCCCTGCCGCCATCAGTAAAAGGGGCGCACGGAATCTGGTATTTGATTCGTCGCGGCATGATCGAGGGCGCCGTCACAGCTCCCAGAAGCGAGGCCGAGGCCAGCCAGTTGGCTCCCCTGCTACAGCGATGGTGGACCGAGCCCAATTTAGTGGGTTCGGTCTTTTCCGCTCGCCCGGAAACGCTAGCGCTGATTGCCAGTTGGTTTCGCTGTCAACCCACTGAATTAAAACGTACGTTTAGGCTCCCCGCAGATGGTCAACTGCCGCCTCAATGCTGGCAAAGCTGCGGCCCTAGAGTCAGCGTAGACTAA
- a CDS encoding integron integrase — protein MTTATEQHRTPLGLYADKPVPRLYDRIVEVLRVRHYSRRTEEAYLHWIRRYIEFHDHNHPRLLAEGDVNRFLTHLAVKEHVAASTQNQALSAVLFLYQHALEKPLDRIEGVVRARRPRRLPVVLTVDEVSRVMMYFRGDKWLIAMLLYGGGLRLLEALRLRVKDLDFERGEITVREGKGDKDRITMLPHAIIHPLQEHLRRVEAVHRQDAADGFGRVELPHALARKYPNANREWRWQFVFPQEHRWRNRQTGEQGRHHVDESLVQRAVASAVRQAGLTKRVTSHTFRHSFATHLLADGYDIRTVQELLGHSDVRTTMIYTHVLNRGGRGVRSPADVLVRRPAER, from the coding sequence ATGACGACAGCAACGGAGCAACACCGAACGCCCTTGGGTTTGTATGCCGATAAGCCCGTGCCTCGTCTCTACGACCGCATCGTCGAAGTTTTGCGAGTTCGCCATTACAGCCGCCGCACTGAAGAGGCCTACCTCCACTGGATTCGCCGCTACATCGAGTTCCATGATCACAATCATCCCCGACTACTGGCGGAGGGTGATGTCAACCGCTTCCTGACCCATCTGGCCGTCAAGGAACACGTTGCCGCCTCGACGCAGAACCAAGCTCTGTCCGCCGTTTTGTTTCTCTACCAGCATGCCCTGGAAAAGCCGCTCGACCGCATCGAAGGCGTCGTTCGAGCCCGTCGGCCGAGGCGACTACCGGTCGTGCTGACGGTGGACGAAGTGTCGCGGGTGATGATGTACTTTAGAGGAGACAAATGGTTGATCGCGATGCTGCTGTATGGCGGCGGGCTGCGACTGCTTGAAGCACTCCGCTTGCGAGTAAAGGATCTGGATTTTGAACGCGGTGAAATCACCGTTCGCGAGGGAAAAGGCGATAAAGATCGTATCACGATGTTGCCGCATGCGATCATCCACCCCTTGCAGGAGCATCTCCGGCGCGTCGAGGCGGTTCACCGGCAGGACGCGGCCGATGGATTCGGTCGTGTGGAGTTGCCGCATGCCCTCGCTCGCAAGTACCCGAACGCCAATCGCGAGTGGCGCTGGCAGTTCGTGTTCCCGCAGGAGCATCGCTGGCGCAATCGTCAGACTGGCGAACAGGGCCGTCATCACGTCGATGAGTCTCTGGTTCAGAGGGCGGTGGCGTCCGCTGTCCGACAGGCGGGACTCACCAAGCGGGTCACCAGCCACACATTCCGGCATTCATTCGCCACACACCTGCTCGCAGACGGCTATGACATTCGCACCGTGCAGGAGTTGCTTGGCCATAGCGACGTTCGTACGACCATGATTTACACCCATGTCTTGAACCGAGGTGGGCGAGGCGTTCGTAGCCCCGCCGACGTTCTGGTTCGCCGGCCCGCTGAGCGCTAG
- a CDS encoding long-chain fatty acid--CoA ligase: MVNVQQQARCFYMDRSTRSLLHFPINHVAADVEIGYATMFIGGALVMMDRFDPAATLEILGREKITMLGQIPAMFLMQATLPSFANTDFSGLKAIMWGGAAAPMKLLRGLKQISQATGAMLMTGYGSTEACGFITYTQPTDDLEQLATSVGRAPEGFELRIVDDQRQPLPTGQLGELAIRGPFLFKEYLNKPEATAQAKDADGWFYTGDLGYLDERGVLYLNGRKSEMYKTGGENVFPREIEDVLCEHPAVALAAVIGVSDPLYQEVGYALVMLRPGASITPDQLKEHCQSHLVNFKVPKTIEIRPMLPLLANGKVNKLELKREIAATTTSHGAAP, encoded by the coding sequence TTGGTTAATGTTCAACAACAGGCGCGCTGCTTTTACATGGATCGCTCCACGCGGTCTCTGCTGCACTTTCCCATCAATCACGTGGCCGCCGATGTTGAAATTGGCTATGCGACGATGTTCATCGGCGGTGCGCTGGTTATGATGGATCGCTTTGATCCGGCGGCGACCCTGGAAATACTGGGCCGTGAAAAGATCACGATGCTGGGCCAGATTCCGGCCATGTTCTTGATGCAAGCCACTTTGCCCAGTTTCGCGAACACGGACTTCAGTGGCCTGAAGGCAATTATGTGGGGAGGTGCAGCAGCCCCCATGAAACTGTTGCGCGGACTCAAGCAAATCAGTCAAGCGACCGGTGCTATGCTGATGACTGGGTATGGTTCGACTGAGGCGTGCGGTTTCATTACCTATACACAACCGACTGACGATTTGGAGCAGTTGGCTACCAGCGTGGGCCGTGCGCCTGAAGGATTTGAGCTGCGCATAGTTGACGACCAGCGACAGCCACTGCCAACCGGACAATTGGGCGAGCTCGCGATTCGCGGACCGTTTCTGTTTAAGGAGTATCTCAATAAACCCGAAGCGACAGCTCAGGCCAAAGATGCCGATGGCTGGTTTTACACTGGCGACCTGGGCTATCTCGACGAGCGCGGGGTGCTGTATCTAAACGGCCGCAAATCAGAGATGTATAAGACAGGTGGCGAGAATGTCTTTCCGCGCGAGATCGAAGATGTATTGTGTGAACATCCAGCGGTGGCATTGGCAGCCGTGATCGGCGTGTCCGACCCGTTGTATCAGGAGGTTGGTTATGCACTGGTTATGCTGCGTCCTGGCGCGTCCATTACGCCTGACCAGCTCAAAGAGCATTGCCAGTCGCACCTAGTGAACTTCAAAGTCCCCAAGACGATTGAAATCCGCCCGATGTTGCCGCTGCTAGCCAATGGCAAAGTGAACAAGTTAGAACTCAAACGCGAAATTGCAGCCACGACGACGAGCCATGGTGCTGCGCCGTAG